From a region of the Salinispira pacifica genome:
- a CDS encoding 3-oxoacyl-ACP synthase, with the protein MAQIGILGLGTYTPEKHMDAGDIAEKSGIPENVIREKFGVDRKPVPGPGDTTSFMGVQAAREAIKMAGIDAGDIDVVIWNGGQHKDYLNWLAGLHVAREIGADNAWSFDMEAMCGSMMAGMEVARSLMIANEGYKTVLLVSGYRNGDMVDYSVKETSFMFDIGAGGAAMVLGRNCGKNSIIGTAFRGDGSFSTDCVVKTGGSKNWPPRPEDTHNMHFVIDDVDSFKKKLGERTLPNFYQVIRESLAKGDMSDKDIDYLAILHFKRSTHNAVLEELGITENQTTYLSDYGHVGQNDQIISILEGLKAGKITDGDNIVMVGAGIGFVWAAATVRWGTDTGNNT; encoded by the coding sequence ATGGCTCAGATCGGAATTTTGGGACTGGGAACATATACACCGGAAAAACACATGGATGCCGGCGATATTGCGGAAAAATCCGGAATTCCGGAAAACGTTATCCGGGAAAAATTCGGGGTGGACAGGAAACCGGTTCCCGGTCCCGGAGACACAACAAGCTTTATGGGCGTTCAGGCTGCCAGAGAAGCCATAAAAATGGCAGGAATCGATGCCGGTGATATAGATGTGGTGATCTGGAACGGCGGTCAGCACAAGGATTATTTGAACTGGCTCGCGGGACTTCATGTGGCCCGGGAAATCGGTGCAGACAATGCCTGGAGCTTCGACATGGAGGCCATGTGCGGTTCCATGATGGCAGGCATGGAAGTGGCCCGAAGCCTGATGATAGCCAACGAAGGCTATAAAACCGTTCTCCTTGTAAGCGGCTACCGAAACGGCGATATGGTGGATTACTCGGTGAAGGAGACTTCCTTCATGTTCGATATCGGCGCGGGAGGGGCCGCCATGGTTCTGGGCCGCAACTGCGGAAAGAACAGCATTATCGGGACTGCCTTCCGGGGCGACGGAAGTTTCTCCACCGACTGTGTGGTGAAAACCGGAGGCAGCAAAAACTGGCCTCCCCGGCCGGAAGATACTCACAACATGCACTTTGTCATAGACGATGTTGACAGTTTCAAGAAGAAACTCGGCGAACGCACCCTTCCCAATTTCTATCAGGTTATCAGGGAAAGTCTGGCAAAAGGGGACATGAGCGACAAGGACATCGACTACCTTGCCATTCTCCACTTCAAACGGAGTACCCACAATGCGGTGCTGGAAGAACTGGGAATTACAGAAAATCAGACCACCTATCTCAGCGACTACGGCCATGTGGGACAGAATGATCAGATCATCTCCATCCTGGAAGGGCTGAAAGCCGGAAAGATTACGGATGGAGACAATATTGTGATGGTGGGAGCAGGAATCGGATTTGTCTGGGCGGCGGCAACCGTTCGCTGGGGAACAGATACCGGGAACAACACATAA
- a CDS encoding ABC transporter ATP-binding protein, with the protein MLSIKNAKAAYGKIQVLHGLSLDVGRGSVGLFGPNGAGKTTLINTILGLVPLQSGKIVFDFKDVTTRPTHERVRLGISVVPQERELFPWLSVYENLVIGAENTPLGRDDIPQTLEEVYAIFPILRERHGQLAGTLSGGQQRMLAVGRALMARPKLLILDEPSLGLQPSIVHELFNILKEMKERVGVLITEQNVRESLRVVDKGYIIENGRIVLSGNADELASNPEVEKAYLGL; encoded by the coding sequence ATGTTAAGTATAAAAAATGCAAAAGCAGCCTACGGAAAAATTCAGGTGCTTCACGGTCTCAGCCTGGATGTTGGCAGAGGCTCAGTGGGGCTGTTCGGCCCCAACGGTGCGGGAAAGACCACCCTGATCAATACTATTCTGGGTCTGGTGCCCCTCCAGTCGGGAAAAATCGTGTTCGATTTCAAGGATGTGACCACACGCCCCACCCATGAACGGGTTCGCCTGGGAATATCCGTAGTTCCCCAGGAGCGGGAGCTTTTTCCCTGGCTCAGCGTATACGAAAATCTGGTAATCGGGGCTGAAAACACTCCTCTGGGTAGGGACGATATCCCTCAGACCCTGGAGGAAGTGTACGCCATCTTCCCCATTCTCAGGGAACGGCATGGTCAGCTGGCTGGTACGCTCAGCGGAGGACAGCAGAGAATGCTTGCGGTTGGACGGGCTCTGATGGCACGGCCGAAGCTGCTCATTCTGGATGAACCCAGCCTGGGGCTCCAGCCGTCAATAGTCCATGAGCTGTTCAATATTCTCAAAGAGATGAAGGAACGTGTGGGGGTACTGATCACCGAGCAGAACGTCCGGGAAAGCCTCCGTGTTGTGGACAAAGGATACATCATCGAAAACGGACGGATCGTACTCAGCGGAAATGCCGATGAACTGGCCAGCAATCCGGAAGTTGAAAAAGCGTACCTTGGACTGTAG
- a CDS encoding acetyl-CoA hydrolase/transferase family protein, which yields MAEWKQAYQQKLRSMEDAVRALPKNAAIIMGMASMESQGFMSQIHKFSDHFEHLRVLSCLNMNSYDFCEDPRYEGTFMNENWFFGPSNRKAAKLGYKLVDFIPNNLHQAGTNKLAALKEEGATIVYWGPVTPMQENSGFFNLGVSNVYEAEVIDAADMVIFEVNPQVPWIHGDTQVHISQADMLVEFESEIPTIPVLEPGETEKEIAKHIADLIEDGSTLQIGIGGIPNAVASLLEHKKDLGIHTEMFTESMIDLFESGAVTNGKKTLWPGKFVFTFALGSKRMYEWLDNNPSVLELRGSYVNDPYVIAQNEKMISINTAITIDLTGQVCSESLGPVQYSGTGGQLDTHRGAQKSKGGKGFIALRSTAKKGTISTIVPMLPAGSAVTVPRQDLDWVATEFGAVHLQGRTSSERAELLISIAHPDFREELEKEAAKLGYL from the coding sequence ATGGCTGAATGGAAACAGGCATACCAACAAAAACTGCGAAGCATGGAAGATGCAGTTCGTGCACTCCCGAAAAACGCAGCCATTATTATGGGCATGGCTTCCATGGAAAGTCAGGGATTCATGTCCCAAATTCACAAATTCTCGGACCATTTTGAACACCTCAGAGTGCTGTCCTGTCTGAATATGAATTCATACGATTTCTGTGAAGATCCCCGGTACGAGGGAACTTTCATGAATGAAAACTGGTTTTTCGGCCCCTCCAACCGGAAAGCAGCAAAGTTGGGATACAAATTGGTAGACTTCATCCCCAACAACCTGCATCAGGCGGGAACCAATAAATTGGCGGCTCTGAAAGAGGAAGGGGCTACCATCGTGTACTGGGGGCCTGTAACTCCCATGCAGGAGAATAGCGGATTTTTCAATCTGGGTGTATCCAATGTCTATGAGGCCGAAGTCATAGATGCAGCAGATATGGTGATATTTGAGGTTAATCCACAGGTACCCTGGATCCACGGTGACACCCAGGTTCATATCTCCCAGGCTGATATGCTGGTGGAGTTTGAGTCTGAGATCCCCACAATTCCTGTTCTGGAACCGGGAGAAACCGAGAAGGAGATTGCAAAGCACATTGCAGACCTGATTGAGGACGGAAGCACCCTTCAGATCGGTATCGGTGGAATTCCCAACGCAGTGGCATCTTTGCTGGAGCATAAGAAAGATCTGGGGATTCACACCGAAATGTTTACCGAAAGCATGATCGATCTGTTTGAAAGCGGTGCGGTGACCAACGGGAAAAAGACCCTCTGGCCGGGTAAATTCGTATTCACCTTTGCTCTGGGTTCCAAACGGATGTATGAATGGCTCGACAATAACCCCTCTGTGCTTGAACTCAGGGGCAGCTATGTTAACGATCCCTACGTGATCGCACAGAACGAAAAAATGATCAGCATTAATACTGCTATCACAATAGACCTGACCGGTCAGGTGTGTTCCGAGAGTCTGGGCCCGGTACAGTATTCGGGAACCGGAGGACAGCTGGACACCCACCGGGGCGCTCAGAAGTCGAAAGGTGGAAAGGGGTTTATCGCCCTCCGCTCCACTGCGAAAAAGGGAACCATTTCCACCATCGTCCCCATGCTTCCTGCGGGATCTGCAGTTACGGTTCCAAGACAGGACCTGGACTGGGTGGCCACAGAGTTCGGCGCAGTCCATCTGCAGGGCCGCACATCAAGTGAACGGGCGGAGCTTCTCATTTCAATTGCTCACCCCGACTTCCGGGAAGAGCTGGAGAAGGAAGCTGCAAAGCTGGGATACTTGTAA
- a CDS encoding ABC transporter substrate-binding protein yields the protein MNHKFLHAALILMLLAGAVFAEGSSEGDPIKFGGIWPLGDITGDQGSKAARIAIDEINEQGGLLGRPVELVVIDSELSPEKGAAAVERLATIDQVDFFVGGMSSGVHLGQIPVMKTYQKITMWTGAASHLAEEAVGENQDWYFHLHPWDYNQGASYVEGWNAIAQEYPEISIDRWFLAYEEGAFGSASYSATQALFSDMEIDGEAFQSAAVGGGDYTAVLERAKAYDPDVFIWAGYDADALPLMEQSKAIDFAPPLYVGAPPGWPASFGESNLAENVTLYGMWAPSLNEVSDVSKTFYDGYMSKYDSEPATYFAPLSYSAIHIIAEAVERAGTLDKEAVIAELQKTQYESALGETITFSPSNIISNQGIRQQKILQWQNGRQEVIWPFEFATSEPVYPFTPWSER from the coding sequence ATGAATCACAAGTTCTTGCACGCGGCTCTCATTCTGATGCTTTTGGCAGGTGCAGTTTTTGCCGAAGGTTCATCGGAAGGAGATCCTATCAAATTCGGAGGCATCTGGCCTCTGGGAGACATCACCGGAGATCAGGGAAGCAAAGCGGCCCGGATCGCCATTGATGAGATCAACGAACAGGGCGGTCTTCTGGGACGTCCGGTTGAGCTGGTGGTAATCGACAGTGAGCTCAGCCCTGAAAAGGGTGCGGCTGCGGTTGAACGCCTGGCAACCATCGACCAGGTTGATTTCTTTGTGGGAGGTATGTCCAGCGGAGTACATCTTGGCCAGATCCCTGTCATGAAGACCTACCAGAAAATCACCATGTGGACCGGTGCCGCCAGTCACCTGGCTGAAGAAGCGGTGGGTGAAAACCAGGACTGGTATTTCCACCTCCATCCCTGGGACTACAACCAGGGCGCATCCTATGTGGAAGGCTGGAACGCCATCGCACAGGAATATCCGGAAATCTCCATTGACCGCTGGTTTCTGGCTTATGAAGAAGGTGCATTCGGAAGCGCATCATATTCTGCAACCCAGGCTCTGTTTTCCGATATGGAAATAGACGGTGAAGCCTTCCAGTCTGCTGCAGTGGGCGGCGGAGACTACACCGCGGTTCTGGAACGGGCAAAAGCCTATGATCCCGATGTATTCATCTGGGCCGGATACGATGCCGACGCCCTGCCCCTCATGGAGCAGTCCAAGGCTATCGATTTTGCACCTCCCCTCTATGTGGGTGCACCTCCGGGATGGCCTGCATCCTTCGGCGAATCCAATCTTGCGGAAAACGTTACCCTTTACGGCATGTGGGCCCCCAGCCTGAACGAAGTGAGCGATGTGAGCAAAACCTTCTATGACGGCTATATGAGCAAATACGACAGCGAACCCGCTACGTATTTTGCTCCCCTGAGCTACTCAGCCATCCATATTATTGCTGAAGCAGTTGAGCGGGCGGGCACTCTGGACAAGGAAGCGGTAATCGCCGAATTGCAGAAAACCCAGTACGAAAGTGCCCTGGGTGAAACCATCACTTTCAGCCCTTCCAACATTATCAGCAATCAGGGAATACGCCAGCAGAAGATTCTGCAATGGCAGAACGGACGCCAGGAAGTAATTTGGCCCTTCGAATTTGCCACATCCGAGCCGGTGTATCCATTTACACCCTGGAGCGAGCGCTAA
- a CDS encoding ABC transporter ATP-binding protein produces the protein MSELRTENLTISFGGLVAVDSVNLSLKSGEILGIIGPNGAGKTTFINLIAGIHNPTRGTVYLDGEDITGKPAHDRAAMGISRTFQLINPLRNLTLLENVMTGYLFASKMNTHDARNAAARLCLDLGLDRLNRQTSNLNILETKKMEIAKALACNPKILFLDEVMAGLNSTETKEAIRLIKHIAERQNLAVGVVEHVMGVITSLTNRVIVLDNGQLIADGPYTEVSRNERVKTAYLGGAV, from the coding sequence ATGAGTGAACTGCGAACTGAAAACCTCACCATCTCCTTCGGGGGACTTGTGGCCGTGGACTCGGTGAACCTGAGCCTGAAAAGCGGGGAAATCCTGGGCATCATCGGCCCCAACGGTGCCGGCAAAACCACCTTTATCAATCTTATTGCCGGTATTCACAACCCCACCCGGGGAACCGTGTATCTGGACGGGGAAGATATCACCGGTAAGCCCGCTCACGACCGGGCGGCCATGGGTATCAGCAGAACCTTCCAGCTGATCAACCCTTTGAGAAACCTGACCCTTCTGGAAAATGTGATGACCGGGTACCTCTTTGCTTCAAAAATGAACACCCACGATGCAAGGAATGCCGCTGCACGGTTGTGCCTGGACCTTGGGCTGGACAGACTGAACCGGCAGACCAGCAATCTGAATATTCTTGAAACCAAGAAGATGGAGATTGCCAAGGCTCTGGCCTGCAATCCGAAAATTCTGTTTCTGGATGAGGTGATGGCAGGTCTTAACTCCACGGAGACCAAGGAAGCCATCCGGCTGATCAAGCATATCGCTGAACGGCAGAATCTTGCAGTAGGCGTGGTTGAGCATGTAATGGGGGTTATCACCTCCCTTACCAACCGGGTGATCGTTCTGGATAACGGACAGCTCATTGCAGACGGTCCGTATACCGAGGTGAGCCGGAATGAGCGGGTAAAAACCGCATACCTGGGAGGAGCAGTCTGA
- a CDS encoding branched-chain amino acid ABC transporter permease produces the protein MSSADLKALQKDNAYNRNLEIIFMVVGAILLLAPMFAGPYARIIGRSVITYMILAVSWDMLVRSGQLSFGIAGFFGLGGYAATVLAANYNIPGIAAIILGALLSGVVAYGLGLIILRLRGMYFAITTLALAEIFRIIMHNWTPVTGGPNGKLVPQVLFAGNSYLQYGFMVVMAVLVIALSEYMRRSKIHYALTAIHDNEVVAKSNGINIYKNLLFIFAVVSAIQALAGGGYAHLFGFVSPESNFNANYTLIPLAIALFGGMYSTWGPVVGAVILGVMGEFLKLYIPYGHLVVYGIIIILVLLFMPQGVVGIFKAKLFKNTSNYPSKEELELSETKGEPA, from the coding sequence ATGAGCAGCGCAGATCTGAAAGCCTTGCAAAAAGATAACGCATACAACAGAAATCTGGAAATCATCTTCATGGTGGTGGGGGCAATTCTTCTGCTGGCGCCCATGTTCGCCGGGCCCTATGCCCGGATTATCGGTCGGTCGGTAATCACCTACATGATTCTGGCGGTAAGCTGGGACATGCTTGTACGTTCGGGACAGCTTTCCTTCGGTATAGCCGGATTTTTCGGTCTGGGAGGATACGCCGCCACCGTGCTTGCAGCAAACTATAATATTCCCGGTATTGCAGCCATCATTCTCGGTGCACTGCTGTCAGGGGTTGTGGCCTACGGTTTGGGCCTGATCATTCTGCGCCTCCGGGGCATGTACTTTGCAATTACCACACTGGCGCTTGCGGAAATTTTCCGGATTATCATGCACAACTGGACGCCGGTGACCGGAGGACCCAACGGAAAACTGGTTCCACAGGTGCTTTTCGCCGGGAACTCCTATCTTCAATACGGATTCATGGTTGTGATGGCAGTGCTGGTAATCGCATTGAGTGAATATATGAGACGGAGCAAAATTCACTATGCCCTCACTGCCATTCATGACAATGAAGTGGTGGCAAAATCCAACGGGATAAATATCTACAAGAATCTTCTGTTTATATTTGCGGTTGTGTCGGCAATCCAGGCCCTTGCAGGGGGCGGTTATGCCCATCTGTTCGGTTTTGTCAGTCCGGAATCCAACTTCAATGCCAACTACACCCTCATACCCCTTGCTATTGCCCTGTTCGGCGGCATGTACTCCACCTGGGGTCCGGTTGTGGGTGCGGTAATCCTGGGTGTGATGGGCGAGTTTCTGAAGCTCTACATCCCCTACGGCCATCTGGTGGTATACGGAATCATCATTATTCTGGTTCTGCTCTTTATGCCCCAGGGAGTAGTGGGAATTTTCAAAGCGAAGCTGTTCAAAAACACCAGCAACTACCCCAGCAAGGAAGAACTGGAACTGTCTGAGACCAAAGGAGAACCTGCATGA
- a CDS encoding beta-ketoacyl-ACP reductase: MNLDGKVCIITGGARGIGRKIVETMAEAGAKAVYALDMAFDGFDEVTKALPNVKSESADVTKSDAVKTVVEKIWEAEGRIDVLVNNAGITRDNLIQKMSDDDWNAVISVNLTGVFNLTREIGPRMMNQGSGSIINMASIVGEVGNVGQSNYAATKGGVISMAKTWAKEFARKGAQVRSNAIAPGFIRTPMTEKMPQKVLDAMVGKTTLGRMGEPEDIANAALFLASDASSFITGQVLSVNGGLTL; the protein is encoded by the coding sequence ATGAACCTTGATGGAAAGGTATGCATTATCACCGGGGGAGCCCGGGGAATCGGACGGAAAATTGTGGAAACCATGGCGGAAGCAGGCGCAAAAGCGGTCTACGCCCTGGATATGGCTTTTGACGGCTTTGATGAGGTGACAAAGGCCCTCCCCAATGTGAAAAGCGAGAGTGCAGATGTAACCAAATCCGATGCGGTAAAAACCGTTGTGGAGAAGATCTGGGAGGCGGAGGGCCGGATCGATGTTCTGGTAAACAATGCCGGAATTACCCGGGATAATCTGATCCAGAAAATGTCTGATGATGACTGGAATGCGGTTATCAGTGTAAATCTCACCGGCGTGTTTAATCTTACCCGGGAGATCGGTCCCAGAATGATGAATCAGGGCAGCGGCTCTATTATCAACATGGCGAGCATTGTGGGCGAAGTGGGCAATGTAGGACAGTCCAATTATGCGGCAACCAAAGGCGGAGTTATCTCCATGGCAAAAACCTGGGCCAAAGAATTTGCCCGGAAAGGCGCACAGGTACGGTCCAACGCCATTGCTCCGGGATTCATCCGTACTCCCATGACTGAAAAAATGCCCCAGAAAGTGCTGGACGCCATGGTGGGGAAAACCACTCTTGGAAGGATGGGCGAACCGGAAGATATTGCCAATGCGGCCCTCTTTCTGGCAAGCGATGCATCCTCCTTCATTACCGGACAGGTGCTCAGCGTGAACGGCGGACTTACCCTCTGA
- a CDS encoding acetyl-CoA C-acetyltransferase: MENVYIVAAKRTAIGTFGGSFKKTPATQLAAEAIREVIKDAGVPAGDLGEVIVGNVLTNGQGMGPGRQASIYAGVPDHVPAYTVNILCGSGMKTIMLAADNIRLGEHGLAVAAGMENMSMAPFTVPSSARWGNKLGAMQVEDSLIQDGLTDVFNNYHMGVTAENIVRKHSISREEQDAFAAESQRRAGEARDSGRFKDEIVPVEVKDRRKTVTVDTDEHIRTETTVESLAGLKPAFEKEGTVTAGNASGLNDGGSAVLLASESAVKKYGLKPMAQLIATSQAALDPSIMGLAPAPAVTKVLEKAGMSLKEMELIELNEAFAAQSLGVLKELSADHEVSMEWLKERTNVNGGAIALGHPLGASGNRITVTLLHEMKKRGLKYGLASLCIGGGMATALIVKML, from the coding sequence ATGGAAAACGTATATATTGTCGCCGCCAAGCGTACCGCAATCGGCACCTTCGGCGGCAGCTTTAAAAAAACTCCGGCCACTCAGCTGGCGGCTGAGGCCATACGTGAGGTGATCAAGGATGCGGGGGTTCCTGCAGGAGATCTTGGAGAAGTGATTGTGGGAAATGTTCTCACCAACGGTCAGGGGATGGGACCTGGACGGCAGGCTTCAATCTATGCCGGGGTGCCGGATCATGTACCCGCCTACACGGTGAATATCCTCTGCGGCAGCGGCATGAAAACCATAATGCTCGCTGCGGATAATATCAGACTGGGAGAACACGGCCTTGCGGTTGCGGCCGGAATGGAGAACATGAGCATGGCTCCCTTCACCGTACCCTCTTCCGCCCGCTGGGGAAACAAGCTGGGTGCCATGCAGGTAGAGGACAGCCTGATCCAAGACGGACTCACCGATGTCTTTAATAACTACCACATGGGTGTTACCGCAGAAAATATCGTCCGGAAACATTCCATCAGCAGAGAAGAACAGGATGCATTTGCCGCGGAAAGTCAGCGTCGTGCCGGGGAAGCACGGGATTCGGGGCGTTTCAAGGATGAAATTGTTCCGGTTGAAGTGAAAGACCGGCGGAAAACCGTAACGGTGGACACCGATGAGCACATCAGAACCGAAACCACCGTGGAAAGTCTTGCGGGTCTGAAGCCCGCCTTCGAAAAAGAGGGTACGGTTACCGCAGGAAATGCCTCCGGGTTGAATGACGGAGGTTCGGCTGTTTTACTGGCTTCCGAATCCGCAGTGAAGAAATACGGGCTGAAACCCATGGCTCAGCTCATTGCCACAAGCCAGGCTGCCCTTGATCCCTCCATTATGGGGCTCGCCCCTGCGCCGGCTGTCACAAAGGTGCTGGAAAAAGCAGGAATGTCTCTGAAAGAAATGGAGCTCATCGAGCTGAATGAGGCCTTTGCAGCCCAGAGCCTGGGCGTACTGAAGGAGCTCAGCGCCGATCATGAAGTGAGCATGGAATGGCTCAAAGAGCGAACCAATGTAAACGGCGGCGCCATCGCCCTTGGACATCCCCTTGGGGCAAGCGGAAACCGGATTACCGTCACTCTCCTTCATGAAATGAAAAAACGGGGGCTGAAATACGGTCTTGCCTCGCTGTGTATCGGCGGGGGAATGGCAACTGCCCTCATTGTAAAGATGCTGTAA
- a CDS encoding branched-chain amino acid ABC transporter permease, giving the protein MSTSKIVRIAGFSAGALFVIMLIVLKPTALIYGIQRAGIYAAIAIPMALILGIVHIVNLAHGEMMMVAAYLSYYLARTFGLDPLLSAIPTGIIMFLFGLMIFRTTIQHTLKAPELNQLILTFGVAMVLSQTVNLIATSQPRKLSLDYVSASATLGDISFGIYDFVFPVVAIIFLIVLLLFLKRTKLGKAALAVGQNPNGAQIVGINVQLTYALIFGIASMLIGIFGGFFLTKFSIFPAVGGSYTMKSFCLVAMAGIGNLPMVAAASLLLGIAESSIMAVPHGAPWAPMIFFVLIVVVILVRSFRRAS; this is encoded by the coding sequence ATGAGTACATCTAAAATTGTCAGGATAGCTGGATTTTCAGCGGGAGCCCTGTTCGTGATTATGCTCATCGTTCTGAAGCCCACAGCCCTGATCTACGGGATACAGCGTGCGGGGATATACGCGGCCATCGCGATACCCATGGCACTGATTTTAGGGATTGTACATATCGTTAACCTGGCCCACGGCGAGATGATGATGGTTGCGGCATATCTGAGCTACTATCTTGCACGAACCTTCGGTCTGGATCCCCTGCTTTCGGCAATCCCCACGGGAATTATCATGTTCCTTTTCGGATTGATGATTTTCCGCACAACAATTCAACATACCTTAAAAGCACCCGAACTTAATCAGCTGATCCTCACCTTCGGGGTGGCAATGGTTCTCAGCCAGACAGTGAATCTCATTGCCACAAGCCAGCCCAGAAAACTGAGCCTGGACTATGTAAGTGCCAGCGCAACTCTGGGTGACATCAGCTTTGGAATTTATGACTTCGTTTTTCCGGTGGTTGCAATCATATTCCTGATTGTGCTGCTGCTGTTTCTGAAACGCACCAAGCTGGGAAAAGCCGCCCTTGCGGTGGGACAGAATCCCAACGGTGCACAGATTGTGGGAATTAATGTTCAACTCACATACGCCCTGATTTTCGGAATAGCATCCATGCTCATAGGTATTTTCGGCGGCTTCTTTCTTACGAAGTTCTCGATTTTCCCCGCAGTGGGAGGCAGCTATACCATGAAATCGTTCTGCCTTGTTGCCATGGCGGGAATCGGAAATCTTCCCATGGTGGCGGCGGCCAGCCTGCTCCTGGGTATTGCCGAGAGTTCCATAATGGCGGTTCCCCACGGTGCGCCCTGGGCACCGATGATTTTCTTCGTACTGATCGTGGTCGTTATTCTGGTACGGAGTTTCAGGAGGGCATCATGA
- the hydF gene encoding [FeFe] hydrogenase H-cluster maturation GTPase HydF, producing MTKTPRGLRPHIIVCGTVNSGKSTFLNRFTGKDVSITSSSRGTTTDPVYINMELLPFGPVTLVDTPGLDDEGELGQQRIERARRLIASGDQLIFLTRPDAWNRSTVKLINECAKSVHNLQLVFTHRDLPEESAMVNEFMKQFEARQGDAEGLAANITPHHISGTTGAGLEALSRQLIAELEKAKKQERSLLQDMVREYQLVMMVVPIDLEAPKGRLILPQVQAIREVLDADGATLTVKEREIDWALSLLRQKPDLAVTDSQAVLKAAGSIPEDIPLTTFSILFSRLKGDLKTFVDASDVIDDLQDGDRILIAETCTHKTMCDDIGRVKIPRWLRQYSGKDLDIRTLGGEFPTDLDNYRLIIHCGGCMITRKRMLQRMGLAAHSRVPITNYGIAISKLHHVLERVLRPFTMSGDGA from the coding sequence ATGACTAAAACTCCACGGGGTCTTCGGCCCCACATTATTGTCTGCGGCACGGTGAATTCAGGAAAATCCACGTTTCTCAACAGGTTCACAGGAAAGGATGTGTCCATTACATCTTCCAGCCGGGGAACTACCACCGATCCGGTATATATAAATATGGAGCTGCTTCCTTTCGGGCCGGTAACCCTGGTGGACACTCCGGGCCTGGATGATGAGGGAGAACTGGGCCAGCAGCGGATTGAACGGGCCCGTCGGCTTATTGCCTCGGGAGATCAGCTGATTTTCCTCACCCGTCCGGATGCGTGGAACCGTTCAACTGTGAAGCTGATAAACGAATGCGCAAAATCGGTGCATAACCTCCAGCTGGTATTTACTCACCGGGATCTTCCCGAAGAATCCGCCATGGTGAATGAATTCATGAAACAGTTTGAAGCCCGGCAGGGTGACGCTGAGGGTCTCGCAGCAAATATCACCCCCCACCATATCAGCGGAACAACCGGGGCGGGTCTTGAAGCCTTGAGCCGGCAGCTCATCGCTGAATTGGAAAAGGCGAAAAAACAGGAGCGCAGTCTCCTGCAGGATATGGTCCGGGAATACCAGCTGGTAATGATGGTTGTTCCCATCGACCTGGAAGCTCCCAAAGGACGGCTCATCCTCCCCCAGGTTCAGGCCATACGGGAAGTACTGGATGCGGACGGGGCAACCCTCACGGTGAAGGAGCGGGAGATTGACTGGGCCCTCTCACTTTTGAGACAGAAACCTGATCTTGCCGTCACCGACAGTCAGGCGGTGTTGAAGGCTGCAGGATCCATACCCGAGGATATCCCTTTAACCACCTTTTCCATACTGTTCAGCAGGCTGAAAGGGGATCTGAAGACATTTGTAGATGCATCAGATGTGATTGACGATCTGCAGGACGGTGACAGAATTCTCATTGCTGAAACATGCACCCATAAAACCATGTGCGACGATATCGGCAGGGTCAAGATCCCCCGCTGGCTGAGACAGTACAGCGGTAAAGACCTGGATATCAGAACTCTTGGAGGAGAGTTTCCGACTGATCTGGATAATTACCGGCTGATTATTCACTGCGGGGGCTGCATGATTACCCGGAAACGGATGCTTCAGCGCATGGGACTGGCCGCCCACTCCCGGGTGCCCATTACCAATTACGGAATCGCAATCAGCAAGCTTCATCATGTGCTTGAACGGGTTCTCCGTCCCTTCACAATGTCCGGTGACGGGGCGTAA